A stretch of the Serratia marcescens genome encodes the following:
- a CDS encoding EAL domain-containing protein has product MSSSFREKNNGINYVFQPMFAKSGQLLAVECLSRFTFNSEYAHFSPEQFFRHADSATRIEILMDQINLIDKYKHWFHENQVIATLNVDDYSLQSLANTHFAERINALRCIHFEISENSTRLVKDRVHGDPSLNSYSFWLDDFGSGYAGFSALYNSQFRFVKLDRFLLWDFMKKSGGEGLMRALLRFFYLNHYKVIIEGVETPEHKKWLDEMPYYALQGKLWKESSIKDLNSLLTAEYF; this is encoded by the coding sequence ATGAGCAGTTCTTTCAGAGAGAAAAATAACGGCATTAATTATGTTTTTCAGCCAATGTTCGCGAAATCGGGACAATTGCTGGCCGTTGAATGTCTGTCTCGCTTTACGTTTAATAGTGAGTACGCCCATTTTTCTCCCGAACAGTTCTTTCGTCACGCCGACAGTGCCACCCGGATTGAGATTTTGATGGATCAGATCAATCTGATCGATAAATACAAACACTGGTTTCATGAAAACCAAGTGATAGCCACGTTGAATGTTGACGACTATTCCCTGCAATCGCTGGCGAATACTCACTTTGCCGAAAGAATTAATGCCCTGCGCTGTATTCATTTTGAGATCAGCGAGAATTCAACCCGGCTGGTGAAAGATCGCGTACACGGCGATCCGTCATTGAATAGTTATTCATTTTGGCTCGATGATTTTGGTTCTGGCTATGCGGGTTTCTCCGCGTTGTACAACAGCCAGTTCCGCTTCGTTAAGCTCGACCGTTTTCTGCTTTGGGACTTCATGAAAAAGTCCGGCGGCGAGGGCTTGATGCGCGCGTTACTGCGCTTTTTTTACCTTAATCATTACAAGGTAATTATCGAAGGAGTTGAAACTCCCGAACACAAGAAATGGCTGGATGAAATGCCATATTACGCACTGCAGGGAAAGCTGTGGAAGGAATCCAGCATCAAGGATTTGAACTCGCTTCTTACAGCTGAATACTTTTAA
- a CDS encoding fimbrial protein, protein MKKVLLPLAALVLSATASNAMAANGNVKFTGEIVQSTCKVVDKDQNKEVYLGKYPTTAFPTAGSTSGAKAFDISLEKCEAGNYTLRFDGNTPAGHPELLAVTGGAAGVGVEILDNNGSTLPISQEVATPATVTVAADGDNPGAATFNLRARYKSFQDLVTAGQANSNATFTIEYK, encoded by the coding sequence ATGAAAAAAGTATTATTGCCTTTGGCCGCCCTGGTATTGTCTGCAACTGCTTCCAACGCAATGGCAGCAAACGGCAACGTTAAATTCACCGGTGAAATTGTACAGTCCACCTGTAAAGTTGTTGATAAAGACCAGAATAAAGAAGTTTACCTGGGTAAATATCCTACTACCGCTTTCCCAACTGCCGGTTCTACCAGCGGTGCTAAAGCTTTCGATATTAGCCTGGAGAAATGTGAAGCGGGTAACTACACCCTGCGTTTCGACGGTAACACCCCTGCGGGCCACCCAGAGCTGTTGGCTGTAACTGGCGGCGCGGCTGGCGTTGGCGTTGAAATTCTGGATAACAACGGCTCTACTCTGCCTATCTCTCAGGAAGTGGCTACCCCAGCTACCGTTACTGTTGCTGCTGATGGCGATAACCCAGGCGCTGCGACTTTCAACCTGCGCGCTCGTTACAAATCCTTCCAGGATCTGGTAACTGCCGGTCAGGCAAACTCTAACGCTACCTTCACCATCGAATACAAATAA